The proteins below are encoded in one region of Tsuneonella sp. CC-YZS046:
- a CDS encoding LOG family protein — protein MADRKQPPRQPGVPGPHGKPEQADRSLTPNKFYKAEQEAAFTEAAPTVTAQTQHPAYRLAFRDTDFLLRDDLRPVRFQLELLKAETMLEEAGVGSTLVFYGSARIPSQARAEAMLANADNDPRGRAVIERLVAKARYYEEARKLAYMASTCAVVENGQRQFVVTSGGGPAIMEAANLGANEAGAESIGLNIVLPHEQAPNEYVTPRLSFQFHYFALRKMHFLLRARAVAVFPGGFGTFDEFFELLTLVQTGKMKPIPILLFGKEFWSRVVDFGAMAEEGVIDENDLDLFRIVETAEEAWERITGFYKLDCPFSPIA, from the coding sequence ATGGCCGATCGCAAGCAACCGCCCCGGCAACCCGGCGTCCCGGGTCCGCATGGCAAGCCAGAGCAGGCGGACCGCTCGCTCACCCCCAACAAGTTCTACAAGGCGGAGCAGGAAGCGGCGTTCACCGAAGCGGCTCCTACGGTCACTGCGCAGACCCAGCACCCCGCCTATCGCCTTGCCTTCCGCGACACGGATTTCCTGTTGCGCGACGATTTGCGGCCGGTGCGCTTCCAGCTCGAATTGCTGAAGGCCGAAACCATGCTGGAGGAAGCCGGCGTGGGTTCTACCCTGGTCTTCTATGGCTCGGCCCGCATTCCCTCGCAGGCGCGGGCCGAGGCGATGCTGGCCAATGCCGACAACGATCCGCGCGGGCGGGCGGTGATCGAGCGCCTCGTCGCCAAGGCACGCTATTATGAAGAGGCCCGCAAGCTCGCCTACATGGCCAGCACATGCGCCGTGGTGGAGAATGGGCAGCGGCAATTCGTCGTGACGTCCGGTGGCGGGCCGGCCATCATGGAAGCCGCCAATCTCGGCGCCAATGAAGCGGGGGCCGAATCGATCGGCCTCAACATCGTCCTGCCGCATGAGCAGGCGCCGAATGAATATGTCACGCCGCGCCTGTCGTTCCAGTTCCACTATTTCGCGCTGCGCAAGATGCATTTCCTGCTGCGCGCCCGCGCGGTCGCGGTATTCCCGGGCGGCTTCGGAACCTTCGACGAGTTCTTCGAGCTGCTCACCCTGGTGCAGACCGGCAAGATGAAGCCCATTCCGATCCTGCTGTTCGGCAAGGAGTTCTGGAGCCGGGTCGTGGATTTTGGCGCCATGGCCGAAGAAGGGGTGATCGACGAGAACGACCTCGATCTTTTCCGGATCGTCGAAACGGCGGAGGAGGCCTGGGAGCGAATCACCGGCTTCTACAAGCTGGATTGCCCGTTTTCGCCTATAGCTTGA
- a CDS encoding DUF927 domain-containing protein: MKEAATARDYADVGADMGDEAIAESLGRAMPEPRFPAGFKMTAKGLLLDSDDGPRHIAGAFDVIAQTRDRHSQAWGVLIEWQDDDGEPHRLSIGRALLAGDGREVRHMLLDGGLYVSPVSKDRNALQTFLSMVRIDRRARAVSRVGWQDGSYALPDRTIEDGSGDLVVYQGTAALDHEFRRQGTLEGWQDMARLAVGNTRLVIALCAAFVGPLLAATGSEGGGLHLRGPSSIGKSTSLLAAASVWGSPTFVRQWRATANGLEGVAEQANDCLLILDELAQLDPREAGSVAYLLANGTGKSRASQSGEARAAKRWLTFFLSSGEISLAEHARSDGRGRRSPTGQEVRIFDIEADAGKGLGLFDTLHDLPNGDALARAIKDQAAQHYGIAGPEFVQRLLGNLDDTAARIRIGIDWFAAKYQPVGATGQVARACRRLGLIAMAGEIATELGILPWERLEAVSAAANIFAGWLEARGGAGAAEDKTAIEQVAEFISTHGNSRFQPMDGGDSTVIHNRAGFKRETGLGTMEYLIPAATWRNEVCRGLNPKSVAALLIERGHLIPDSNGKASRSETAPGMGKARFYVVSQSIFGGDDA, from the coding sequence ATGAAAGAAGCAGCAACAGCCCGCGATTACGCGGATGTCGGCGCTGACATGGGCGACGAGGCAATTGCTGAAAGCCTTGGCAGGGCCATGCCGGAGCCCCGGTTTCCAGCAGGATTCAAGATGACGGCAAAGGGCCTGCTCCTCGATTCTGACGATGGCCCCCGCCATATCGCAGGTGCATTCGATGTAATCGCCCAGACACGGGACCGGCACAGTCAGGCTTGGGGGGTGTTGATCGAATGGCAGGACGATGACGGCGAACCGCACCGCCTGTCGATTGGCCGAGCCCTTCTCGCTGGGGATGGTCGCGAAGTGCGCCACATGCTCCTTGACGGGGGACTTTATGTCTCGCCTGTCTCCAAGGATCGCAATGCACTGCAAACATTCTTGTCGATGGTCAGGATCGACCGTCGCGCACGGGCGGTTTCGCGGGTGGGCTGGCAGGATGGCAGCTATGCCTTGCCTGATCGCACCATTGAAGATGGCTCGGGGGATCTGGTCGTTTACCAGGGCACGGCGGCACTCGACCATGAGTTTCGCCGCCAAGGCACCCTTGAGGGGTGGCAGGACATGGCGCGGCTGGCGGTTGGCAACACTCGCCTCGTCATTGCGCTGTGTGCGGCGTTCGTCGGCCCCTTGCTGGCTGCTACCGGATCGGAAGGGGGCGGGCTGCACTTGCGCGGGCCATCATCCATCGGCAAATCCACTTCGTTGCTCGCAGCGGCAAGCGTATGGGGTTCACCGACATTCGTTCGCCAGTGGCGCGCCACGGCTAACGGGCTTGAAGGCGTGGCCGAACAGGCAAATGACTGCCTGCTGATCCTGGATGAGCTGGCCCAGCTTGACCCGCGCGAAGCGGGTAGCGTCGCCTATCTTCTCGCCAATGGAACCGGGAAATCCCGCGCCTCGCAATCGGGGGAAGCTCGTGCGGCAAAGCGCTGGCTAACCTTCTTCCTGTCGTCAGGGGAAATCAGCCTTGCCGAGCACGCTCGATCCGATGGCCGGGGGCGGCGCTCACCAACGGGGCAGGAAGTCCGCATTTTCGACATCGAAGCGGATGCAGGAAAGGGCTTGGGCCTGTTCGACACGCTGCATGATCTTCCGAATGGCGATGCATTGGCCCGCGCGATCAAAGATCAGGCAGCGCAGCATTACGGGATCGCGGGGCCTGAGTTCGTTCAGCGCTTGCTCGGCAATCTCGACGATACGGCTGCACGTATCAGGATCGGCATTGACTGGTTCGCGGCAAAGTATCAGCCAGTCGGTGCGACCGGGCAAGTTGCTCGTGCCTGTCGTCGGCTTGGCCTGATCGCTATGGCCGGAGAGATCGCGACCGAACTCGGCATACTGCCGTGGGAGCGCTTGGAAGCGGTTTCTGCTGCGGCCAATATCTTCGCTGGGTGGCTTGAAGCCCGTGGCGGCGCTGGCGCGGCAGAGGACAAAACGGCGATTGAGCAGGTTGCCGAGTTTATCAGCACGCACGGTAATTCCCGGTTCCAGCCGATGGACGGCGGGGACAGCACGGTCATCCACAACCGCGCTGGCTTCAAGCGTGAAACCGGCTTGGGCACGATGGAATACCTGATCCCGGCTGCGACCTGGCGCAATGAAGTTTGCCGGGGCCTCAATCCCAAGTCGGTTGCCGCGCTTCTGATTGAGCGAGGCCATTTGATCCCGGATAGCAACGGCAAAGCATCCCGCAGCGAGACTGCGCCGGGCATGGGCAAGGCCCGCTTCTATGTCGTCAGTCAGTCGATTTTCGGAGGCGACGATGCTTGA
- a CDS encoding ribbon-helix-helix protein, CopG family: MRQTHQTNLISFRASDQLANAILERAARSGVSISECLRSVVREKVGLQ; this comes from the coding sequence GTGAGGCAGACCCATCAAACCAATCTCATCTCCTTCCGGGCGAGTGATCAGCTGGCAAACGCCATCCTTGAACGCGCGGCTAGATCGGGCGTTTCGATAAGCGAATGTCTCCGTTCCGTGGTTCGCGAGAAGGTGGGGCTGCAATGA
- a CDS encoding toprim domain-containing protein has translation MTSDPVAAFLDAMEAAGVVPVEPIADRLGPDRIYFRCDCDSKKGRKTGWAKLYLDEHPAGSFGNYKLGIVQTWRLSNDRSLTRKERAEIEKARREAAAKRKEEQEAQWRNVSEACAADWERSRPVNPEHPYLVSKGIVGEGLRQFGPRLLVPMFDADGRLWNIQSIGPDGGKLYTKGGRATGLLMVLGEPMDRFVIAEGYGTAAVIKRATALPVVVAFTAANLVTVAKAMRDRFPDAEIVIAADDDAHLLSHPTIQRNIGVDAAQAAARAVGGRVALPPRRAA, from the coding sequence GTGACTTCTGATCCTGTTGCGGCGTTCCTGGACGCCATGGAAGCGGCTGGCGTTGTGCCGGTGGAGCCCATCGCTGACCGGCTGGGGCCTGATCGCATTTACTTCCGTTGCGATTGCGACAGCAAGAAAGGGCGTAAGACCGGCTGGGCCAAGCTCTATCTCGATGAGCACCCAGCCGGATCGTTCGGCAATTACAAGCTCGGCATCGTCCAGACATGGCGGCTGTCGAACGACCGTTCCTTGACCCGGAAGGAGCGCGCCGAAATCGAGAAGGCGCGCCGTGAGGCAGCGGCAAAGCGGAAGGAAGAGCAGGAAGCGCAATGGCGCAATGTCTCGGAAGCTTGTGCCGCGGATTGGGAACGCTCCAGGCCGGTCAATCCTGAACACCCTTACCTGGTGTCGAAAGGAATCGTCGGTGAAGGCCTGCGCCAGTTCGGTCCGCGCCTGCTGGTTCCCATGTTCGACGCCGATGGGCGGCTGTGGAACATTCAGAGCATCGGCCCGGATGGCGGGAAGCTCTACACCAAGGGCGGACGTGCAACCGGCCTGCTGATGGTTCTGGGTGAGCCCATGGACCGCTTCGTCATTGCAGAGGGGTATGGCACCGCTGCGGTCATCAAGCGGGCAACCGCCCTGCCTGTCGTCGTTGCGTTCACCGCCGCTAATCTGGTGACGGTGGCCAAGGCCATGCGGGACAGGTTCCCTGATGCCGAAATCGTGATTGCGGCCGATGATGATGCGCATCTCCTCAGCCATCCCACCATCCAAAGAAATATCGGCGTCGATGCCGCCCAGGCCGCTGCACGTGCGGTCGGTGGGCGCGTCGCGCTTCCGCCTCGGAGGGCAGCATAA
- a CDS encoding DUF6471 domain-containing protein, which yields MHAGQRARHRSPRKAQGGRRSDKSCLRPCGTRPSGLGGRLTNIGVMDSEPNIRNKISRGKFMAVFPVSMSGSNWIKHPMARLVGGLIVAITYCALWIGYGLLESTNYERQARAKTEEYSRHTSDKVAETCVGIPRAERIRCFYEAIDAQAEYEYNQADLVAQRQSALWAYIMAVAAIIGMALSAVGVWLVWTTFRETKRTADEANEANKISRDQIRAHLICEGGEFQVGENFANFTLKFKNIGNSNARQIRTRVKLWVARNGLEGGVQEFFGNEKAWITLIPASQTERATVFFSSIKTRFGGGIEQELIPQKIINALRDKSFSWYAVEVTFSWDDIFGRRQNISMSLNAERESISSNGQKGLIGRLQPSSARNYTPELKA from the coding sequence CTGCACGCAGGCCAACGCGCTCGACATCGAAGTCCCCGCAAAGCGCAGGGTGGCAGAAGGTCTGATAAGTCTTGTCTTCGCCCATGCGGAACACGGCCTTCAGGCCTAGGCGGGAGGCTTACCAACATTGGCGTGATGGACTCCGAGCCGAATATCAGGAACAAGATCAGCCGGGGCAAATTCATGGCGGTGTTTCCTGTTTCAATGTCTGGAAGCAATTGGATCAAACATCCTATGGCTAGATTAGTCGGTGGGCTTATTGTCGCTATCACATACTGCGCGCTATGGATTGGTTACGGACTGCTAGAATCCACCAATTATGAAAGGCAGGCCCGCGCCAAGACCGAGGAATATTCCCGCCATACTAGCGACAAGGTAGCTGAGACCTGTGTGGGCATCCCCCGCGCCGAACGCATCAGATGCTTTTACGAAGCCATAGATGCTCAGGCTGAGTACGAATACAACCAAGCCGATCTTGTAGCCCAGCGGCAAAGTGCTCTGTGGGCCTATATCATGGCCGTTGCCGCGATAATCGGAATGGCCTTGAGCGCTGTAGGTGTTTGGTTGGTCTGGACTACTTTTCGCGAAACCAAACGCACCGCCGACGAAGCGAACGAAGCCAATAAGATTTCCCGTGATCAGATCCGCGCCCATCTTATCTGTGAGGGTGGTGAGTTCCAAGTTGGCGAAAACTTCGCAAACTTCACTCTCAAGTTCAAAAATATCGGCAATTCTAATGCGCGGCAAATTCGAACTCGCGTGAAACTGTGGGTCGCACGGAACGGTCTTGAGGGTGGAGTCCAAGAATTTTTTGGCAACGAGAAAGCTTGGATCACGCTAATACCTGCCAGTCAGACCGAAAGGGCGACTGTGTTTTTCTCATCCATCAAGACTCGATTTGGCGGTGGGATCGAGCAGGAATTGATCCCGCAAAAAATCATCAACGCACTCAGAGATAAGAGTTTCAGTTGGTATGCGGTTGAAGTGACTTTTAGCTGGGACGACATATTCGGCCGTAGACAGAACATTTCCATGTCTCTCAACGCTGAACGAGAGAGTATCTCCTCCAATGGGCAGAAAGGATTGATAGGACGTCTGCAACCAAGCTCCGCTAGGAATTATACTCCCGAACTCAAAGCCTGA
- a CDS encoding thermonuclease family protein has translation MADQWSEFEDAEPVASSAHQWAEFDDAPRTGKPRKSRKRAKGKDAPPPSMDTITNVHDGDTAQLASGNALRLFGVDAPELNQQGWNRDYMPVQIGESARNALMDYASPQSIIGAPVGRSYGRTVAPVETAGQDVGFAMLRTGNALAAPDFLAGEPARRADYMQAERLARLNRLGVHDTFHQSPEQHRANPDYQPSRETVAQFWDTPTPFAGLRPEVEKQLFGMIYDPNVSLEDAATYAKENGGILDMDSAKAARESFLKGNAAQGIQYKDQPRILTDLGDGATGAAVRGGGSGFLAGGLDEAGAIPDMFGLTPGRENVFNSDRRWADIWSNNQQQNSAILGYDEQAHPYATLGGQLAGGLLVPAGAGARTVPQLFRVGAAYGGAEGFLGTEGEIGQRAIGGAVGVPVGGVLGAGLGKALEVTAPYAGRLIDRLTSKAPRLTPEGSASDLADIPPPPPGFVLDESPGPSVGEIGMAADPMPSVSAPLRRPDYLDMGPVKAPRLGDPISEAQMRAIAENITPQDVMPIPSNMVDGIEEAAAKDAGRFAPARPVDERSELDRITVRGWNGGEVPKVGPTDMVGWLRQQGGLTDQGGELSHMGLNNAARRGLDFVGQETRFGPLVSDTGMTLDDAAMRAWEAGYFPDHAERPTTGEFLDALRDTYEGRNRRFLPEDLAQIDRFDATRADRLDLEQRLAEGPVFQDRSIAADEPQPFPPVQAYEEWPAGGPDFAGNINLSKLESPQDISRALYQTERRVGFDAATRGRVSQAETERLAADLGMTPEKLLSRRAGQAFNAEEALAARQLLAKSGNELVNAARRIRGMEDPGSQLLADFQQKWMRHVAIQEQVAGMTAEAGRVLAQFKMAANSRVVHGDVLAALVKKGGGKDNLQNVANVLLDAAETSAGVFNVLADKLKRPKWHSRASELYINFLLSGPQTHVVNMVSNTLTAMAQIPEHIAAAGIGRARQAFTNAQVNRITGGELGARTFGLVQGAREGARLFAQALRTGEASDFVAKVEGDEFKAIPGKIGEAIRLPTRFLTAEDELFKGIARRMEINGMAVRIAHREGLKGKAAQTRIAELVANPTDEMLERALDYGRYLTFQRPLGSFASKISGLTNDPSGWGLTAKLFLPFVRTPTNLLKFAAERSPAAPLLKEWKKDFMAGGARRDLAVARALIGTGFGIAIHEGALSGIITGSAPTDPKKARLLYADGWKPYSIKIGNTYYSYKRLDPFSTTLGVAADIALLPEGMSQRQQEDKATLLVASIMGNLASKTWLSGISQLVEAIGEPDRYADNLLQRLVGSFLVPNLVASTARSLDPTEREIETMGDALQARIPGLRDDLLPRRDIWGREIVYEGGVGPDFLSPVWVSEALKDPVNHELMQTEYAPSPLRRKVAGRELTPEEYDRYQEVSGNQAHAELTDLVKSSAWKAMDDEAKAKSAKDIVDRVRKDVRTALFGGKHSTTADEWSEFQDVPQQSRSSTPAAKDEWADFEDVQQRDVMGNLQRAIPGIRFTSGYRSREYNESLRAQGYHPARNSSHIDGAGLDMLPPPGKSLGWLRKQVQALEPNASFLIHDGHLHATFPDWYGAPVLGGARDAGLVNPMAR, from the coding sequence ATGGCCGATCAGTGGAGCGAATTTGAGGATGCCGAACCGGTAGCCTCCAGCGCGCATCAATGGGCCGAGTTTGACGATGCGCCAAGAACCGGCAAGCCGCGCAAATCCAGAAAGAGGGCGAAGGGCAAGGATGCGCCGCCACCCTCTATGGACACCATCACGAACGTTCATGATGGCGACACAGCCCAGCTCGCCTCGGGCAACGCCTTGCGGCTCTTTGGGGTCGATGCCCCTGAACTGAACCAGCAAGGCTGGAATCGGGACTACATGCCGGTCCAGATCGGGGAGAGCGCTCGCAATGCCCTTATGGACTACGCTTCTCCGCAATCCATCATTGGCGCGCCGGTTGGCCGGTCATATGGGCGAACTGTCGCGCCGGTGGAGACGGCTGGGCAAGATGTGGGATTCGCGATGCTTCGCACGGGCAATGCTCTTGCGGCTCCCGATTTTCTGGCAGGCGAGCCAGCGCGCAGAGCGGACTATATGCAGGCCGAACGGCTGGCGCGGCTGAACCGTCTCGGCGTGCATGACACCTTTCACCAGTCACCGGAACAGCATCGGGCCAATCCCGATTATCAACCCAGCCGCGAGACGGTGGCGCAATTCTGGGACACGCCCACGCCGTTTGCTGGCCTGCGCCCCGAAGTCGAGAAGCAGCTTTTCGGGATGATCTACGACCCGAATGTTTCGCTGGAAGACGCTGCTACCTACGCCAAGGAAAACGGTGGTATTCTGGACATGGACAGCGCTAAGGCAGCGCGTGAATCCTTCCTCAAGGGCAATGCGGCGCAGGGTATTCAGTATAAAGATCAGCCCCGTATCCTGACTGATCTGGGCGACGGTGCAACCGGCGCGGCGGTTCGCGGTGGTGGTTCGGGCTTTCTTGCCGGTGGTCTGGATGAAGCCGGGGCGATCCCGGATATGTTTGGCCTGACCCCAGGCCGAGAGAATGTGTTCAACTCGGATCGGCGCTGGGCGGATATCTGGTCGAACAACCAGCAACAAAATAGTGCGATCCTCGGTTACGATGAGCAAGCTCATCCCTATGCCACGCTGGGCGGGCAATTGGCCGGTGGTCTGCTTGTGCCAGCCGGTGCGGGTGCCAGGACAGTGCCGCAGCTTTTCCGCGTCGGGGCTGCCTATGGCGGTGCGGAAGGGTTCCTTGGGACGGAGGGGGAGATCGGACAGCGCGCAATTGGCGGTGCGGTTGGCGTTCCTGTCGGCGGCGTTCTCGGGGCCGGTCTGGGCAAAGCGCTGGAAGTCACCGCGCCGTATGCGGGCAGACTTATCGACCGGCTGACCAGCAAGGCCCCCAGATTGACTCCTGAGGGCTCTGCAAGCGATCTGGCGGATATTCCCCCGCCGCCACCTGGTTTCGTGCTGGACGAGTCTCCTGGGCCTTCTGTGGGCGAAATCGGCATGGCAGCCGATCCCATGCCATCCGTGTCGGCTCCGCTGCGCCGTCCAGATTATCTCGATATGGGGCCGGTCAAGGCCCCCCGCCTGGGCGATCCGATTTCCGAAGCGCAGATGCGCGCGATTGCAGAGAACATCACGCCTCAGGATGTGATGCCGATCCCGTCCAACATGGTCGATGGCATTGAGGAAGCGGCTGCCAAGGATGCAGGCCGGTTCGCTCCTGCGCGTCCCGTGGACGAAAGGTCCGAACTGGACCGGATCACGGTTCGCGGCTGGAATGGCGGCGAAGTGCCGAAGGTCGGCCCTACCGATATGGTTGGCTGGCTCCGGCAGCAAGGCGGTCTTACCGATCAGGGCGGTGAGCTATCCCATATGGGCCTCAACAACGCGGCTCGGCGCGGATTGGATTTCGTTGGCCAGGAAACCCGCTTCGGTCCCTTGGTGAGCGATACCGGCATGACGCTGGACGATGCCGCCATGCGCGCATGGGAAGCGGGATATTTCCCGGATCATGCCGAGCGCCCGACGACTGGCGAATTTCTGGATGCGCTGCGGGATACCTATGAGGGCCGCAATCGCCGGTTCCTGCCGGAAGACCTCGCGCAGATTGATCGCTTCGACGCGACCCGTGCGGATCGTCTCGACCTCGAACAGCGCCTTGCGGAAGGCCCCGTGTTTCAGGATCGATCGATTGCAGCAGATGAGCCCCAGCCGTTCCCGCCCGTGCAAGCCTATGAGGAATGGCCAGCCGGTGGACCGGACTTCGCCGGGAACATCAACCTGTCGAAGCTGGAAAGCCCTCAGGATATTTCCCGCGCCCTTTACCAGACCGAACGCCGTGTAGGGTTCGACGCTGCCACCCGTGGGCGAGTATCGCAGGCAGAGACGGAGAGGCTTGCTGCCGATCTGGGCATGACACCTGAGAAGCTGCTGTCCCGCCGGGCCGGTCAGGCGTTCAATGCGGAAGAGGCGCTGGCTGCGCGCCAGCTCCTTGCGAAGTCGGGTAACGAGTTGGTGAACGCCGCTAGGCGCATTCGAGGGATGGAAGATCCCGGTTCTCAATTGCTGGCCGACTTTCAGCAAAAGTGGATGCGTCATGTCGCGATCCAAGAACAGGTTGCTGGCATGACTGCGGAAGCAGGGCGAGTGCTCGCACAATTCAAAATGGCCGCGAACAGTCGCGTTGTGCATGGCGATGTGCTCGCAGCGCTTGTTAAGAAGGGTGGCGGGAAAGATAATCTCCAGAATGTCGCCAATGTGCTGCTGGACGCCGCCGAGACATCCGCCGGCGTGTTCAATGTGCTGGCGGATAAGCTCAAGCGACCGAAGTGGCATAGCCGTGCATCGGAGCTTTACATCAATTTCCTACTGTCAGGCCCTCAAACCCATGTCGTGAACATGGTGTCCAACACGCTGACGGCAATGGCGCAGATACCCGAACACATCGCTGCTGCCGGTATTGGCAGGGCTCGACAGGCTTTCACCAATGCTCAAGTCAATCGGATAACTGGCGGCGAGCTTGGTGCTCGCACGTTTGGATTGGTTCAAGGTGCCAGGGAAGGCGCGCGGCTGTTTGCCCAAGCGCTTCGCACAGGCGAAGCCTCGGATTTTGTCGCCAAGGTTGAGGGTGACGAATTTAAAGCCATCCCCGGAAAGATCGGGGAAGCGATCCGTCTTCCCACGCGGTTCCTGACCGCTGAGGATGAATTGTTCAAGGGCATTGCGCGCCGGATGGAGATCAACGGCATGGCGGTGCGCATTGCTCACCGGGAGGGGCTTAAAGGCAAGGCAGCGCAGACGCGCATTGCGGAGCTGGTAGCCAATCCAACAGATGAGATGCTGGAGCGGGCTTTAGATTATGGCCGCTACCTGACATTCCAGCGCCCCCTTGGGTCGTTTGCATCGAAGATTTCCGGTCTGACGAACGATCCATCAGGTTGGGGTCTGACGGCAAAGCTGTTCCTGCCCTTCGTTCGCACGCCGACCAATCTCCTCAAGTTTGCGGCTGAACGCTCGCCTGCCGCGCCGCTGCTCAAGGAATGGAAGAAGGATTTCATGGCGGGTGGAGCGCGCCGCGATCTGGCTGTTGCACGCGCTCTGATAGGAACGGGTTTCGGCATCGCAATCCATGAAGGGGCATTGAGCGGGATCATCACGGGCTCGGCTCCGACTGATCCGAAGAAAGCCAGGCTGCTTTATGCAGACGGCTGGAAACCCTATTCGATCAAGATCGGGAATACCTATTATTCCTACAAGCGGCTCGATCCCTTCTCGACCACGCTGGGCGTGGCGGCGGATATCGCCCTGCTGCCAGAGGGCATGAGCCAACGGCAGCAAGAGGACAAGGCCACACTGCTGGTCGCTTCCATCATGGGCAATCTGGCCTCCAAGACGTGGCTTTCGGGTATATCGCAGCTTGTGGAGGCTATAGGCGAACCTGACCGCTATGCGGACAATCTGCTGCAAAGACTGGTTGGCTCGTTCCTTGTGCCTAATCTGGTCGCGAGTACTGCGCGTTCGCTTGATCCGACCGAGCGCGAGATTGAGACCATGGGTGATGCGCTTCAAGCTCGCATTCCCGGCCTGCGAGACGATCTGCTGCCGCGCCGCGATATCTGGGGCCGGGAGATTGTCTATGAAGGCGGGGTAGGACCTGATTTCCTTTCCCCGGTCTGGGTGTCGGAGGCCCTCAAGGATCCGGTCAATCATGAGTTGATGCAGACGGAGTATGCGCCGAGCCCGCTACGAAGGAAGGTTGCAGGGCGGGAACTGACACCGGAAGAATATGATCGCTATCAGGAAGTGTCGGGGAACCAGGCTCATGCAGAGCTGACCGATCTCGTGAAGTCCTCGGCCTGGAAGGCGATGGACGATGAAGCGAAAGCCAAGTCCGCCAAGGATATCGTGGACCGGGTCCGCAAGGATGTGCGAACGGCTCTGTTTGGAGGGAAGCATTCCACGACGGCTGATGAATGGTCCGAATTTCAGGATGTTCCGCAACAATCCCGATCATCTACCCCAGCCGCAAAAGACGAGTGGGCGGACTTCGAGGATGTTCAGCAGCGTGATGTGATGGGGAATCTGCAGCGCGCTATCCCCGGCATTCGCTTTACGTCAGGCTATCGTTCGCGCGAATACAACGAGAGCCTGCGCGCGCAGGGCTATCATCCTGCGCGAAACAGTTCCCATATCGACGGGGCAGGGCTCGACATGCTTCCCCCACCTGGCAAGTCGCTCGGCTGGCTCCGCAAGCAGGTCCAGGCGCTCGAACCGAACGCATCGTTCCTTATCCATGACGGCCATCTCCACGCCACCTTTCCTGACTGGTACGGGGCGCCCGTTCTAGGCGGGGCCAGGGATGCAGGCTTGGTCAATCCGATGGCGAGGTAG
- a CDS encoding SDH family Clp fold serine proteinase, with the protein MPDFAARKTIYEQIEQARDSRVIAYVTGDRPGVETQVSPEIVDLFVDHLDAIWPTQKISLVLYTNGGDTAAAWRLINLIRTFCDELEVIVPVKALSAGTLICLGADKIVMTKQATLGPIDPSLNSPLGPTVPGGAPNYRAPVSVEAVQGYLDVATNELKISDGQALAGIWTNLSEKIHPLVLGQIFRTRQQIRTLARKLLEFQKTDADVVDRIVSFLCSESGSHDHTINRREARGLGLKIENPDQPFYEILKALQQNYVEALLLRSPFNPDMLLAGQPQANYVASRALIESSAFGSHQFISEGTISQVQVPAPAGVPAQIGFQDQRRFEGWRKEA; encoded by the coding sequence TTGCCTGATTTTGCAGCGCGCAAGACCATTTACGAGCAAATCGAGCAAGCTCGCGACAGTCGTGTCATCGCATATGTGACCGGTGATCGGCCTGGCGTAGAAACTCAGGTTTCGCCGGAGATTGTCGATCTATTCGTCGATCATCTTGATGCGATTTGGCCCACCCAGAAAATCTCTTTGGTGCTATATACCAATGGTGGTGATACCGCCGCTGCTTGGCGATTGATCAACCTCATTCGCACCTTCTGCGATGAATTAGAGGTTATCGTCCCGGTCAAAGCGCTAAGCGCTGGCACCCTGATTTGCCTTGGTGCTGACAAGATCGTGATGACCAAGCAGGCCACGCTCGGTCCAATTGATCCCAGTCTGAATAGTCCACTCGGTCCCACCGTGCCGGGCGGAGCGCCGAACTACCGGGCACCAGTGAGTGTGGAAGCTGTGCAGGGGTATCTCGATGTCGCCACCAACGAATTAAAGATCAGCGACGGTCAGGCATTGGCTGGGATATGGACCAACCTTTCGGAGAAAATTCACCCGCTCGTCCTCGGCCAAATTTTCAGAACACGGCAGCAAATTCGCACTCTGGCACGTAAACTATTGGAATTCCAGAAGACTGATGCGGACGTAGTCGATCGCATCGTCTCTTTTCTGTGCAGTGAATCTGGCAGCCACGACCACACAATTAACCGGCGTGAGGCCAGAGGACTCGGGTTGAAAATCGAAAACCCTGACCAGCCGTTTTACGAGATATTAAAGGCTTTGCAGCAGAACTATGTTGAGGCATTATTGTTGCGCTCCCCGTTCAACCCCGACATGCTGCTTGCGGGACAGCCTCAAGCGAATTATGTGGCGTCGCGTGCGTTGATCGAGAGCAGTGCGTTTGGCAGCCACCAGTTTATATCCGAGGGAACGATCTCTCAAGTTCAAGTGCCAGCCCCTGCGGGTGTCCCTGCCCAGATCGGCTTCCAGGATCAAAGGCGGTTCGAAGGCTGGCGAAAGGAGGCATGA